The Candidatus Margulisiibacteriota bacterium genomic sequence TCTGAGCCCCATATAAGTTGCCGGTTTATGAAAATTGCCGTCATATACAGGTATTGCTGCAAGTATATTCCCCTTTTCAAAAATTCCATAAAACTTCAACTTTTCCTTATCAAAATTAGTTTTTATCTGGTTCAGGTACAAATACAAATTTTCACTGATATTCTTGATAGTTTTTTTAGATAAATAGTAGCTTAGCAGATAATTTTTACAAGCTCCAAAGAAAATTTTTTTTAATTCAATATCTTCTGTATTTACGAGATTCGTTACAAATCCGTATTCATCAATGAATTTGTGTTCTTTCAGAAAAGTATATATTTTGTCATTGGGAATAGATGTTCCGTTTAATATATCTAAAAAATCATCATTTGTTACTTGTCCCGTTATCAACTTATTAATTAGCGGATTACTCATTGCTGAAAATTTCAAATACATGGGGTTATCATTTTCTGAGTTTCGCCCGAAATAAAAGGTAAATGATTCCGCTAATATTTTAACTGATAAAGGCATTATACCTGTTATATGCTTGCATACCCTGTTGGTAAAATTACCAGCGTCAGTGAGCAGGATAGCTGACGGGATTTTGCTGTCAAGCTGATAAATTTTTTTCAAGGGTAATTCATATAAACCGGAATTGTCATATTTTTTTTCTATTTTCATAATAGTGCAGTCTTCTTTCAAATAAATTTTTATTTTATCCCATTTGTCTGTATCCACAATCAGACTTTCTTTTAAAAAGGGAAGCTGTATTACATTGGACTGCGATTGCAGAGAAATATCGAACAGCAGTCCTCTGTATGCTGTAATCTTGCCGCCATTCATATAATATATCAGACTCTTTTTTGTTTTATCCTGGCCAAAAGTTAGCCTTAATCCTCTTCTTAAAACTATTCCTTTTTCTGTTGGTAGTCTTAATATTACCGGTGTACATTTGGCAGTTACATTTTTTAAAACATTTTTGTATTTTTCCGGTAATCTTATTTTCAGGATATTATCTTTTTCAGAGCAGATTGCGGCATAGGTGGCTCCAAGCTTTATGGTTAATCGCCACTTATTGTCCAACTCATAAATTCCCAGTTTATCAAACCTGGGGTCGTCCCTTAGAATATCTCCGGACCGGAACCATTGGACCGCTTTTAACCTGGGAGCATGCATTTTTTGAATAATGTTTTCTCTGACAAAATTTAAACTTTCACTGTTGTATTCTGTTTTTGTGATAAATTTTCCATCAAGCGTATACAAAGATAATACATTACTTTTGTATTCCAGCCGGACCAATTGATTTTTGTATTTTTTGGAGACAAAAATGCCTTTTTTGCTGTTAAGCGGGTTAACTATCTCCCCCTTGGAATTTGTTCGGCGAATAGTGTAATAGCAGGTGTCGTCTTCGGTCGTTTTAAAATCCCAAATATCCAGCAATTTTTCTCTGATAATTCTAGACAAACCAACTTTTGCCATTCTCCTTTTCAACGTCTTCCTGTCTGTATCCGCCGCAAACTGAAAATATTCACTGGCAGGATCGATATCCTCAAAAATTATTCCCGCGACAGGGTTATCATCCAGCAATCGGGCAAATTTTTCTACAGCCGCTGTGCCGTTTGTACCTCCTCTGTCAGCAAAAATATAGGACTTGAGCAAAGGCCTCTTTACAAAATCATGATAGCGGGTTAATTTTTTTATTAATTTATTAAATTCTATTGGTCCCAGATATCTTGTTAACTGAAAGTACTCCCATTCAGGATGTATTATTTCAGTAAAAACTTTATCGGTTATGTCTATTTTGTGTCGTACAGAAAAATGTTGCTCGCAGCCGTAAATATCCTTATAAATATTTGAAACATATGTATTTCTTGCAATGCCGCCATTATAGTATTCAGCTATTATTTTTTTTAACAAATTAAACCTCTGTCATTATTAATTACACATGAACATAAATATATCGTAAGCTGCAACAAAAAATTGTCAGGGTCGATATATTATTATGAATAAAATCATATCCTGCAAAAAAAATAATGGTTTCTGTTATATTGGAATTGCCCCTGAGCTTAAAAAATTGTTAGGTGACCCCAGTTCAGCACTCATATTGCCGGCTGTTAAAAAAAATCCGGACTTTTTCCCGAAATGGGTTAGAGATTATTATCTGGGCAGCGATTCAATAAATTAAATCAAATTCAAAAGGACCTTAATCGTTTCATCTTTCGTACCGCAATAATAATCAGGTGCTGAATATTTCACTCTATGTTTCAGTATCTTCAGATTGTTAACAGAATAAGCCTTGTAAAGAAGAATGCTTTTTACAGGGAGTTTTTCTTTGGAGTTTTGCGCAAGCTGTACATCGCTGATGTTGTCTCCGATATAATAAATATGTTTGTAATCCCTAATATTTTTTAATTTGTAGAATAAAACAGGATTACTTTTGTCTTGACCGAATTTCCTCAACTCAGGATATTTCACAAAATCAAAATTTTTTGTATTTTCCACTGAAATTACTTCACTGAAAAACCTGTCAATCTTGAAGCGCCGCAAAACATATTGCGCTTCATCGTCTGTCCGGCCGGTAATAATGGAAAGTAGCCCGAACTTATCAGTCAGTTTCTTCAGGTCGGATACTGAAAAAATTAAAGCTTCCTTTTCTTTCAACCCATCTTTTTTATCTGCTCCAAGATATAATTCCTGAAAAACTTCTTTTATTTGTTCATAACTTATTTTCTCATTACCGGTTGTGATATCTTTATATTTATCAGTGCCTAACCCCAGCAATATACTGTTAGTCAAGATATATCCCGCGTACCAGTCATTATTGAAGCCCTCAAGCATTTTGATTCGGTCAACATCTTTAATGCTGATTGGTTTATTTAAAAAATATTCCGCAGTTTTTTTTATGGCCCAACGATAAGACCTGGTTGTATCAATCAGCACTCCGTCTATATCAAATACCAGTTTAGTCCCTGATAATTTCATTAATTTTCCCTATTATTTTATCCAGCGCGCCGGACTTTTTATTCAAACTTTTCAATTTCTTCACTGACGAATTAATAAAATCATGATCTGCAGCGAGCCTGTTTATTTCTCCGGCGATCTTTTGTTCATCAAGTTCACCCCTGAATTCCGGGAACAAAAGTTGATTTTCTTTGGTATTCAAAAGCGAAGTATATTTTACTTTTTTATCCAGTGATTTCAAAAGCCACTTTTTTCCGTAAGTTCTAAACAAAGGCAAATTCAATATTGCGCCCATTAAACCCTTGAAATTTACCACCTCCGGATAATTAAATGGAAAAACAATTAAGGTTGGCACATTCAGATAAGCAAGCTGTATATTGTTTGTGCCGGGAATAGACACCGCCATATAAGCAGCCAGCATCAGTTCAAATGTTTTATCTTTATAATAAATAATAGATTTATCAAGCCTGTACTTTTGCAGCATTTGCTCAGGTATAAAAGATGATATATTAAAAATACATTTCAATTCAGGTTTTATATATTGCACAGCTTTCTGCATAAGGGGAAACAGATGTTTGAACTGTTCTGGCCTGCTGCCTGGGAAAAAAACAATATTTTTTGTTTTTTTAAGCTCTTTTAGAAATTTTTCATCCGCTGCAGTGTGTTCGAAATAAGAAAACATCAAATCCCCGTCCTTATCGCGTGTAAAAAAAGCATCATAAAACATCCTGAAATTTTGGGCTCCTTCAGTATAGGCAATTGCCTTATAACCATAACGCCATTTTAATAACAGTGCCCACAAAAGGTCCCCTCCTAAGAACAATACAACTCCTTTTTTAGTCGGCTTAAAAGACAATCTTCTAAGATTTTTCCAAAATTCTTCGGGCCGAAAAACCTGATCTATTTCTTTAATGCCGGTTGCGGTCTCCATTTCTGTGCCTGTAGAAAACCTGCATGGTAATAAAAACAAGGTTATACGAATATCCTTACGTTGTTTTTTCAGCTCCTTAACAACCGGTGTTACCCACGTAGCGATTTCCCCGGGGCCATTTGTTGTTATAAAAACGTCATACATTTTTGAAATATTTTTTAAATCTTTCCATGGAACTGTTTATTATCAGTTTTTCGGGATATCCTGTCTCATTGATTAATTTTATAGCGAGTTCAAAATTCCCAACAGCTTCATGATAATGTGTATCGGTATTAACAATAATGTCGTTACCGATCTTTTTGGCAAGTTTAAGCATTTCCAACCCAACTTTATAGGAGCCGGGACGAATAAACATATATGACGAATTATTTATTTCTATCAGTGTTCGTGTTTCTTTTGCCGCTTGCAGTACTGCTTTCATATCAACAGGTATCTTGGGGTTATCAATATGGCCTAATATTTTTACCGCTTTCCCGTAGTTCTTTTCCATTAGCTTCAGATAGCCTGAGGTTAACTGCTCGCTTGTGTAATAATGAGGAATAACACCGCTATGATAACTGGCGATAAAAAAATCCAGTTCTTTAATAACATGGCTCTTCAGATCAAGTTTTCCATCATCATCGATAATATTAAGTTCAGCACCCCTCAACACTCTTGTCCCACTTATCTTTTCCGGTAATATTTTCAGGTTTTGAAAGTAATATTCTTTAGGGCCGTCCGTCATAGCCGGACCATGGTCAGCGATGCCTATAACAGGTAGACTAATTTTTTTTGCGTAACTAGCGTATTCTGTGATAGTGGAATAGGCATGTTCGCTGGCAATCGTATGTATGTGTAAATCTGCAATCAGTTTCATGATTATTTGTATCGCTTTAAAAGTTCTCTGAAAATTTCTTCCAGACTAACTTTTTTGTCTACAAGCGCCATAAGCAAATGGAAAAACAAATCTGCCGACTCATAAATGATTTCTTCTTTTTTACCGTTTTTCAGAGCAATTACGATTTCAGTGGCTTCCTCACCTACTTTCTGTATTACTTTGTCACTACCTTTATCGAATAATTTAACTACATAAGAACCTTCAGGTCGATTTTGCAATCGCTCCTGTACTTTCCTGTAAAGCTCATTTAAAACTTCAAAGGAATCAGGTTTAATCTTTTCTTTATTTAACAGACTTCTGTAAAAACAACTCTCATTCCCCGTATGACAGGCAGGGCCCTGTTCAATTACCGAATAAAGAAGACAATCTTCATCACAATCAACACGAATATCGACAATTCTCTGCACATTGCCCGAAGATTCACCTTTTTGCCATAAACTTTTTCTGCTGCGTGAATAATAGGTGGCAAAACCGGTCGAGATAGAAGATTTCAGAGCTTCCATATTGGCATACGCCTGCATCAGTACTTTGCCGGAAAGATAACTCTGGCACACAACCGGAATTAAACCGTTTTTATCAAACTTCAAATCATCAATCTTAAACATAATGTAGACAGTTTAACAACTTTTCAGAATTTATTCAATTTATTGGTTTTTAATTAACGGCAGGTACTAAATATGAACCGGACTTTTTTTCAAATTATTTAAAATAGCGTGCTTCTATTATTCCGGCCAGAATTGCTGATATTGTAGTCAGGTATTGTTGTATGTCATCTGAGCTTTGATGGGTTTGTTTGGTAAATAAACTGATAAGTCCTATTACAGAACGATTCTGGTTGGCGATAGGCACACTGTAATGCCCCATTCCGGGATATTTACCTTTGCATTGATATTGCTGATTTATTTCCAGCTCTTTTGCGTAAATTAATTTGCCGTTAACTGCCGCCCTTCCGCATACTCCTTGGCCAAAAAGAATTTTAGGACAGGTTTTTTTTATTTCTTCAGGCAGATTAGTTTGTGCCTTGAGAATTAACTCCCCGGGATTTTTGTCCAATACATATATACCACCGCGCATCAACAAGTCCAAAAGAGGTATGGAAATTATAATATCCAGTGCCTGTTGTAATTTGGCTTCCATGGACATTCTGATAATAGCGAGTTGATAAATGGAAATAAGAGCGCTTTGCAGCATATTGGTTTTTTCAAGATTCTCAATATTGTTATTCTGTTCCAAAATTTTTTCCAGCATTTTTTCATCAATCTTGTCCTGCAATTCAGTTTGTGATTGCTGGTTTGTGTCGGAAAATATATTTTTAAGCATGCCTTTTAGATCGAAATCCCTCATCTATCTAATCCTTTATGTGTTAATTTATTAGTATTAAGCCCAAATAAAATGAAGTTTAAACGTTAAAATTATTCTTTCAATTCATTCAATACTGTCTTCAGACGATCCAGTAAATTGCTTCTTATATCCAGTATAGCGTCTTTAGTCAAATTTAATTCTTTTAAATTTCGTTCTTTAAAGATTCCCTCCATTTCCAGTTTGGAATCCTGCTGTGTGACAATGCCAGACCCTACTTCCAAGGTTTTGGCAATACCATCGGCAATATGGACTATAAATGCTCCTATATTTTTACCCTGAACCTTTTCCGGATTATGATGATTTTCAATAACCTGACAAAGTTCTTCGGGAAAATTCCATTTTCTGGAGACCTCAGCGCCAACATCACCATGATTAAAGCCCATTATCTGTTCTTCTGCCTGAAAAAATTTCATACCGCCTGTTTTATAAAGGTTCCAGACTTCAGTCATTTCATTGCCTTCATGCATATTTATAATAAGCTTGCCCACATCATGCAGAAGGCCCATAATATAAGCTTCTTCCGGTCTGCCCAGACCTGTTTTCTCAGATAACATCCTGGATCCTATTGCGACTGCCAAACTGTGTTCAAAAAGAGCATTCTGTTCCATTCCGTATTTTTCCAGTTTTGTTTTTAAAAACTTCTGAGAGGTGGCAGTTAGCGCCAGACTTTTAACTTTATTAAATCCCAAACAGACAATGGCATAGGAAATAGTGCTAATACGTTGGGCCGCACCGTAATAAGCGGAATTGGCCAGACGCAATACTCTGGAGACCAGAGCCTGGTCCATTTCAATAATTTTGCCTATTTCAGCTGCGGTTACTGTATTTATGTCCATCTTGTTCAACTGAATAATTGTAGTTGGTAACGGGACTAAATCACCCCTGATTTTATAGACGATACTCGCAAACAGTTTATTGTTCAGCATATTTATCATTGAAATTTATCTTCCCTAGCCTTTATCTTAACGAAAATATAATTTTAGTTCAACGGTTTACAGTAATCTTTAAAAAACTTTTACTCTTTTCTGTAATCTTTACTCTATCATCAATTTCCTGGTTTACAATCCAGATAATTTGTTTGCTGTCGCAAATTATAGGGATATTCTCTCTCTGTCGTAAAGGAACTTTTCTATCAATAAAAAAATCCTTAACTTTCTTACTTTTTTTCATTCCTAACGGTATAAAAATATCACCGGGCATCCTGTAACGACAGTATAAGGAACTAATATTAACTTTCTCTATATCCATATACACAGTTGCTTTGTTGTTTTTATCAATAACCGGTTCAGTTGCTTTTGCAATTGTTATGCAAAAATCACCGCAAAAATTTTGCCCATACTTTAAGGGATATTTATGTTGTTTCTTGCGCTGTTCTTTTGTCGTTAATAAGAAATGTTTATAGGATTTGCTTAAAATCATATTATTAATTAAGGAATATTCCCTGTTAGGAGTTGGGGACAGCAGAAATGCCGAAATATCTTCGAGTAAATTAGAATTTATTCGTCCATTATATTGAGGATGCTTTAATAATATTTTTTTTATAATTTCCTTCCGAATATAAGGATGAATTTTCCTGAATTTCAATAAATCAAAGCCTTCACTCTCAACTATGATGTTTTTAAGAGCCTGTTCTGCGCTGGTATCTACGAAATCGGATATTTCATCGGATATTTCCTTATTTGTTATTAGCACTTTTTCCAAGGCAGGACTGAAGTTGTTTTTTATCATCGGTATAATTATATTGCGGAGCTTGTTCCGTTTAAAGTCGGTTTCATAATTGGTTTTATCAACTACATAAGAAATTTTATGGCTTTCCAGATAATCATAAATATCTTGTTTAAAAGCTTTTAATAATGGTCTTACAACCCTAACTGGTCCTTCACTGTCCTCAATGAACATTGTTTCCAAAATTCCCAGTTTCAGGCCGGTTGTTCCTGTAAGGTATTGAAACAATATCGATTCGGCCTGATCATCAGCGTGATGAGCAGTCACAATTATATTTGCTTTTAATTTTCTGGCTGTTCTTAATAGCTCCTTGTACCGCAGTATTCGCCCTGTTTCTTCCAAACTTTTCTTTATTTTTTTTGCCGTCAAACGTACTTCAATTTTTTTTGAAAAAAAATTCACTTTCAAATTTTTGCATATTTTTCTGCAGAATATTACTTCTTTATCAGCTTCCCGGCGCAGACCGTGATTTAAGTATAAAGCCGAAATACTGGCCTGAGGAAAAAGCTGTTTTAGAAGATATAAACAGGCAGTAGAATCGGCTCCTCCTGAAAAAGCTAAAAGAATACGATCATTATCATCAAAAAGTGATCTATTAAAAAATTTTTCCAGCATTGCAGAATAATTATATCATAATGCTTTGATCCCATGTTTACTAATATATTTCTATACCTTATAATAATTTCAACCATGAAACAGAAGATAACAGAGATAAAACAGACTTTCTCCTCTGATTTGAAAATTTGTGAGACAATTGAAGATATCGAACCTGTTCGTATCAAATATTTAGGGAAAAAAGGTGCAGTTACCGAACAACTCAAACAGCTTTCTTCACTTTCTATAGACGAAAAAAAACTTTTCGGCCCCCAGCTTCATGAACTGAAAGAATATATAAGTAACGAAATAGACAAAAAAATCAATTTTTTTGAGGAAAAACTCCTGCTTCAACAACTCGCATCTGAAAAAATTGATTTTACACTTCCCGGTAACAGCGTAACTAAGGGAAAAACACATATCCTCTCCCAGGTAACCGACGAAATTAACAAAATATTTAACGATCTGGGGTTTGTTGTGGCGGAAGGACCGGAAATTGAAACCGACTATTACAACTTCAGCGCTCTGAACTTTCCGGCTGATCATCCTTCGCGTGACATGCATGATACTTTTTATGTTGATCATCCCGAGAATCTGCTTTTGCGTACACACACCTCCGGCGTACAAATACATGTCATGGAAAATTTCAAGCCTCCGGTGCGGGTTATCATGCCTGGGAAAGTATTCCGCAGCGACGCGGATATGTCGCACTCCCCGGTTTTTCATCAGGTTGAAGGCTTATATGTAGATAAAAATGTATCCTTTTCCCATCTCAAGGGAACTTTGCAATATTTTATGGATCGATTTTTTAAAGGTAGTAAAAATATAAGGTTACGCCCCAGTTTTTTCCCTTTTACTGAACCCAGTGTGGAAATGGATGTGCAATGCGTTTTCTGTGGCGGCAAAGGCTGCGGTATGTGCAAACAAACAGGCTGGATAGAAATCCTGGGAGCTGGAATGGTGGACCCCAACGTTTTGAAGAATGTAAAAGTTAATGCTGATGAATATAGCGGATTTGCTTTTGGTGTAGGCGTAGAACGCCTGGCTATTCTTAAATACGGTATTACTAATATAAAACTTTTTTATGAGAATCATTATTATTTTCTGGAGCAATTCTGATGCTTGTACCTGTTGAATGGTTAAATGATTTTGTGGATTTGGATAAAAATATATCAACAGACGATATTGTTGCAGCTCTGATGGAACATAGCTGTGAAATAGAACAGGTTATTGACAGGTCAAAGGGGATAGAGAATGTGGTTATTGGTAAAATCCTCTCGCTGGAAAAACATCCGGATGCTGACAAACTGCAGGTTTGCGCGGTTTCTGTCGGCAATAAAACAGTACAAATTGTAACCGGAGCCACCAATGTTAAAACTAACGATTTAATCCCTGTTGCTCTGGATGGCGCTCTTCTACCTACCGGCCTGCAGATTAAAACTACGAAACTGCGCGGTGTTTTAAGCGAAGGTATGCTCTGTTCTGAAAAAGAATTGAAACTTTCTGACGAAGCATCGGGAATAATGATACTGCCGTCCAACTCTCCTGTGGGTATGAATATTGTCAAATATTTAAAGCTTGACCGGCCCATTCTTAATCTGGCAGTTTTACCCAATCGTGGCGATTTATTGAGCATCAAAGGAATCGCCAGGGAGCTGAGTGTGATATATAACAAATCTCTTAAGGAAACTGCTGTATACAAACCGGGAAAAATTTCCGGGAAGAACAGTCTGCCATTAAAAATAAACATTGAGGCCCCGAATCTCTGCTCCAGATATATGGGTGTTGCTATCAAAGGCATTCAGCTGAAGTCCTCTCCTCAGTGGATGCAGGAACGCTTAAAACAGGCGGATGTAAAGCCTATTAACAATATCGTTGATATTACCAACTATGTCATGCTGGAACTGGGCCAGCCTTTACATGCCTTCACTTATGAACAAATAAAAAATTCCACCATCGTTGTGCGCGAAGCCGGAGAAAAAGAAACAATTACGTTGCTTAATGATGAACAAATGGCTTTAAATTCCAGCAAGCTCGTCATTGCCGACAATGTAAAACCAATAGCTCTGGCAGGGATTATGGGTGGGAAATATTCATCGATAGATTCTGGGACCCGGAATATTATTATCGAATCAGCGTATTTTAACCCCGCAAGCATCAGAAAAACTGCATTTTCTTTGGCTCTAAGGACCGAATCTTCTCAGCGTTTTGAAAAAGGTGTCGATTGGCAGACAGTAGAACTTGCTATGCTCAGGGCCATAGAGCTTGTCTTAGAACTGGCCGGTGGCGAAGTAGCTTCAGAAATAGTCGATGTTAAAACCAAAGAGTGGCCCAGGGTGACGATTCCTTTTAACTCAAATAAAATTAACAGTTTACTCGGAACAAACCTCTCCAAAGAACAAATGACAAAAACGTTGTCAGCGCTTGGATTTGATGTTACAAACGATATCATTTACGTTCCTACATTTAGACAGGACGATGTTTACAGAGAAGCTGACATTGCTGAAGAAATCGGCAGAATTTATGGTTACAATAATGTTATCACTGTAATCCCACCTCTTACGGATTTTTCTAAAAACTGCAATCCTGAAAATTCATATGAACTGAATAACAAACTTCGCGAATTATTAACAGGTTATGGTGCCAATGAAATCGTATCCTATTCCATGGCCAGTCCAGACGAAATCGCTATGATTTATGATAAGACCGGAGTCTTTCTAAAAAACCCCTTAAATAAATCCGAATCTTTGTTAAGATGTAATCTTTTCATTTCTTTACTAAAAAATTTTGAATTTAATAATCGCAATCTGGTTCATGAGTTGAAAACCTTTGAATTGGGCCATGTATATTTTAAAGAAAATGAAAAATTTATGGAAGAAGCCCGCGGCGCAGCTCTTTTTACAGGTAGAAAGGAATCAACGACTTATGAAAAACTCGTTCGCGAGTACAGTTTCCCGGATATCAAAGGATTAACTGAAGACCTGCTGAAATCTATTGGCATAAAAAAATATCAGCTTCAGGAAAATAAAACTTTTAGTTTTCTGCACCCTTACAGGTCCTGCGAGATAAGAGTCGGAAAAGACATACTGGCTGTGACCGGTGAAGTACATTCGCTTGTTAAAAAACACTATGATTTCAGAAAAACCGTTTGTTATAGTGAATTTTTTATCGATAACATAAAAAAATATATTTCTAATAGGAAACATTTTCAGCCTTATTCCTTGTATCCCACAGTAAAAAGGGACATTTCTTTCTGGATTGATAAGGTGGTTGTTTACGAAACTATTTTGAAAACTATAAATCAGTCCAAAGCCGAATACCTGAGTGATATTATTTTATCCGATATTTATGATGGCAAAAAATATGGCGATGACAAAATAAACTACGCTCTTTCTCTTATTTTCCAGAGCCAGGATTCTACTCTAACAGAAGAACAGGTTAACCATAGTTTTCAAAAAATTATACAGAATATTCAGAAGCAGTTAAATCTGATTTTTGCTTAGCCATGGCTGTAACCCCCATGATGCGTCAATATTACGAAATAAAATCAGGATGCGAAGACGCTATACTTTTTTTTCGCTTGG encodes the following:
- the pheT gene encoding phenylalanine--tRNA ligase subunit beta, producing MLVPVEWLNDFVDLDKNISTDDIVAALMEHSCEIEQVIDRSKGIENVVIGKILSLEKHPDADKLQVCAVSVGNKTVQIVTGATNVKTNDLIPVALDGALLPTGLQIKTTKLRGVLSEGMLCSEKELKLSDEASGIMILPSNSPVGMNIVKYLKLDRPILNLAVLPNRGDLLSIKGIARELSVIYNKSLKETAVYKPGKISGKNSLPLKINIEAPNLCSRYMGVAIKGIQLKSSPQWMQERLKQADVKPINNIVDITNYVMLELGQPLHAFTYEQIKNSTIVVREAGEKETITLLNDEQMALNSSKLVIADNVKPIALAGIMGGKYSSIDSGTRNIIIESAYFNPASIRKTAFSLALRTESSQRFEKGVDWQTVELAMLRAIELVLELAGGEVASEIVDVKTKEWPRVTIPFNSNKINSLLGTNLSKEQMTKTLSALGFDVTNDIIYVPTFRQDDVYREADIAEEIGRIYGYNNVITVIPPLTDFSKNCNPENSYELNNKLRELLTGYGANEIVSYSMASPDEIAMIYDKTGVFLKNPLNKSESLLRCNLFISLLKNFEFNNRNLVHELKTFELGHVYFKENEKFMEEARGAALFTGRKESTTYEKLVREYSFPDIKGLTEDLLKSIGIKKYQLQENKTFSFLHPYRSCEIRVGKDILAVTGEVHSLVKKHYDFRKTVCYSEFFIDNIKKYISNRKHFQPYSLYPTVKRDISFWIDKVVVYETILKTINQSKAEYLSDIILSDIYDGKKYGDDKINYALSLIFQSQDSTLTEEQVNHSFQKIIQNIQKQLNLIFA
- the hisIE gene encoding bifunctional phosphoribosyl-AMP cyclohydrolase/phosphoribosyl-ATP diphosphatase HisIE, translating into MFKIDDLKFDKNGLIPVVCQSYLSGKVLMQAYANMEALKSSISTGFATYYSRSRKSLWQKGESSGNVQRIVDIRVDCDEDCLLYSVIEQGPACHTGNESCFYRSLLNKEKIKPDSFEVLNELYRKVQERLQNRPEGSYVVKLFDKGSDKVIQKVGEEATEIVIALKNGKKEEIIYESADLFFHLLMALVDKKVSLEEIFRELLKRYK
- a CDS encoding GAF domain-containing protein, which produces MLKNIFSDTNQQSQTELQDKIDEKMLEKILEQNNNIENLEKTNMLQSALISIYQLAIIRMSMEAKLQQALDIIISIPLLDLLMRGGIYVLDKNPGELILKAQTNLPEEIKKTCPKILFGQGVCGRAAVNGKLIYAKELEINQQYQCKGKYPGMGHYSVPIANQNRSVIGLISLFTKQTHQSSDDIQQYLTTISAILAGIIEARYFK
- the tilS gene encoding tRNA lysidine(34) synthetase TilS, producing MLEKFFNRSLFDDNDRILLAFSGGADSTACLYLLKQLFPQASISALYLNHGLRREADKEVIFCRKICKNLKVNFFSKKIEVRLTAKKIKKSLEETGRILRYKELLRTARKLKANIIVTAHHADDQAESILFQYLTGTTGLKLGILETMFIEDSEGPVRVVRPLLKAFKQDIYDYLESHKISYVVDKTNYETDFKRNKLRNIIIPMIKNNFSPALEKVLITNKEISDEISDFVDTSAEQALKNIIVESEGFDLLKFRKIHPYIRKEIIKKILLKHPQYNGRINSNLLEDISAFLLSPTPNREYSLINNMILSKSYKHFLLTTKEQRKKQHKYPLKYGQNFCGDFCITIAKATEPVIDKNNKATVYMDIEKVNISSLYCRYRMPGDIFIPLGMKKSKKVKDFFIDRKVPLRQRENIPIICDSKQIIWIVNQEIDDRVKITEKSKSFLKITVNR
- a CDS encoding HDOD domain-containing protein yields the protein MINMLNNKLFASIVYKIRGDLVPLPTTIIQLNKMDINTVTAAEIGKIIEMDQALVSRVLRLANSAYYGAAQRISTISYAIVCLGFNKVKSLALTATSQKFLKTKLEKYGMEQNALFEHSLAVAIGSRMLSEKTGLGRPEEAYIMGLLHDVGKLIINMHEGNEMTEVWNLYKTGGMKFFQAEEQIMGFNHGDVGAEVSRKWNFPEELCQVIENHHNPEKVQGKNIGAFIVHIADGIAKTLEVGSGIVTQQDSKLEMEGIFKERNLKELNLTKDAILDIRSNLLDRLKTVLNELKE
- the pheS gene encoding phenylalanine--tRNA ligase subunit alpha, which translates into the protein MKQKITEIKQTFSSDLKICETIEDIEPVRIKYLGKKGAVTEQLKQLSSLSIDEKKLFGPQLHELKEYISNEIDKKINFFEEKLLLQQLASEKIDFTLPGNSVTKGKTHILSQVTDEINKIFNDLGFVVAEGPEIETDYYNFSALNFPADHPSRDMHDTFYVDHPENLLLRTHTSGVQIHVMENFKPPVRVIMPGKVFRSDADMSHSPVFHQVEGLYVDKNVSFSHLKGTLQYFMDRFFKGSKNIRLRPSFFPFTEPSVEMDVQCVFCGGKGCGMCKQTGWIEILGAGMVDPNVLKNVKVNADEYSGFAFGVGVERLAILKYGITNIKLFYENHYYFLEQF
- a CDS encoding phosphatase, whose translation is MKLIADLHIHTIASEHAYSTITEYASYAKKISLPVIGIADHGPAMTDGPKEYYFQNLKILPEKISGTRVLRGAELNIIDDDGKLDLKSHVIKELDFFIASYHSGVIPHYYTSEQLTSGYLKLMEKNYGKAVKILGHIDNPKIPVDMKAVLQAAKETRTLIEINNSSYMFIRPGSYKVGLEMLKLAKKIGNDIIVNTDTHYHEAVGNFELAIKLINETGYPEKLIINSSMERFKKYFKNV
- a CDS encoding HAD hydrolase-like protein, with amino-acid sequence MKLSGTKLVFDIDGVLIDTTRSYRWAIKKTAEYFLNKPISIKDVDRIKMLEGFNNDWYAGYILTNSILLGLGTDKYKDITTGNEKISYEQIKEVFQELYLGADKKDGLKEKEALIFSVSDLKKLTDKFGLLSIITGRTDDEAQYVLRRFKIDRFFSEVISVENTKNFDFVKYPELRKFGQDKSNPVLFYKLKNIRDYKHIYYIGDNISDVQLAQNSKEKLPVKSILLYKAYSVNNLKILKHRVKYSAPDYYCGTKDETIKVLLNLI